TCGTGGCATACGCGGCTCGCCATCCGCAAAAGGTGTCACACATTGTGCTGGCTGAACCGGGGATGCTCGATCCGGAAGCTGCAGTGGACTTCATCACGCAGCTAAAGGCTTCGCAAACCATTGGACAATTGCTTGGCATTGTTCCGGCGCTGATTGGCGCCCTCGCAGTTGAAACCGAGGACGGCTACGAGCGCGGCGATTATGTGATGAGTCGCATGGTTGGATCCGGCAAGGGGCCGCCCTACCAGTGCGAAGGCGACGTTTTGCCGGAGGGCGCCTTCGGCCGCGCCGGATACGCCTCCTTTCGATCAATGCTTGGGCCAGTGCTGGACGATCCGGCAGCTTTTCAATTCCGCCTGGCAACGGGGATTGAGGACTACCGCGGCAAGACCCTTTTCCTGTCGACGCAGTGCAGCTTTATCGGCTTTGATTTTCAGGAACATCATCATCTCCATTACTTTGGGTCGCGCGCCGAGCATCGCCTGTTGAAAGGGCAAGGACACAACATGTTCACCATTCGGCCGGAGGCGGCGCTGCAAGAGGTGCGCGAATTTCTACGGCGCTGATTGAATTGATGCAGCAGCCGCCAGATAGGCGAGGCCGGAAGCTTCAGGAAAGAGGCGACAGTGGCGCGCGCCGGCCAAGCATGACCTGTAGATCAGTCCGCAGCGACTGAGAAGGCCGCCGCCATGAAGCCAGGCGAATCATTCATGGCTTTGCTGGAGCAAAGCCCGCCGCCCATCGCACGGATCGAGCGTGCCCTGGAGACCATGCCGCCCGCCGAACTGGCAACGGTCATCGATCGCGGCGCTCCGGCGGCCATCATGGTCGACTACTACTTTCGCCTGCTGCCGGAGAATCTGGCGCTGCGTTTCATAGAATCCGCCGAGTTCGATCTGCCCACCCGGATTCACCTGTTCAACTGTCAGCTGGCGCGCTATTACATTGCCGCCGCCGAGGCGCTGCGCGGCGGTCCGCCGGGCCAACTGATCGATTCCTACTGGCGCTTTCTCAGCGAACCTGGATTTGTTGAGCTTTACTGTCAATTGGTGAACACAGAGCGACTTGACGACGAGGACGCCTACGAATGGCTCAAAGTGGTCGATCTGGCGCGTTTGAGCGCTCTATTAGAGAACGAAGTATTTGATGGCGCTCGCGCTTTGCAGTTTTTCCGGGAACTGGACAATGCTGAATTGCAGGGCCTTGGCGCCCGCGTTGACCTGTTTGATTTTGTATACCGACTTGCGCGTTCCAGAGAGGACAACGCCTTCCTGGCCCGTCTGGATGTACACGCTGATCGCATCATTCATTTGCGAGCAGCGCGCGCCATCGCCGCCGAGGTGGCCGGACGACTGGATTCCCACGGCCGCGTACCGCTGCCGGTCGTGGCTCGGCTGATTGAAAACGCCGGCGACGAGTCCTTTCGAACGGCGCTGGAAATTCTGGAAGAGCGTCATCTGGTCGATCATGGCACAGTGCAGGCGCTCTCGCGCCTGCAGGAGAGCCCGCCGGCCATGCACTAAGTTCTTACCGGTGTGCTGGCCAATTCAAGTCAACTCAATTGAAATTGACCGCAATGCGGCTTTTGCAACAGGCTGCGGAGCGACGAGGTCGCGCGACGATGACAGCGCGTTGCTGCTACTCCATCTCGTCGATGTCAAAAGGCACGGGGCGGCGCAGATAGCTTGCGCATTGCGGTCCGTAGGGCGTATTCCTGTACACCGCACAACTCCAGAAATCGATCGAATGCGGCAACCTGCGCCGCGCCTCTGCAAAGTCGTGCGTTAACATCATACCGGAAGATAGCGATTGCTCAGGCATCGGTCGGGCGCAGCGCTGCGCCGCGAAGTGCAGAGCCAGCAGCTGGATGGTCTCGACATAGATCGACCAGGGTCGGCGCTGTCCCTCGTCTCCGGCGTCTCGCGGGTCAAAGGACAGTGCAAAACTGGCGCTGCATCGGGCGCCTTCGCCGCCGGTCCGCATCGTCAGACTGATCAGACTGGCAATCCCGCCGCCGGCGGCGATCAGCTCCTGAATCTCTACTTGAAGCACAGCGTCGCCTGGATTTTCTGCAGCCGAAACTGCAAGGGCCAGACCGCTCAGGCGCGCCGACTGCCGCAGCGCATTGCTCAGATCGCGGAGCTCCTCGCTGCTCAGGCAACGCTCCCGCTCAATTTTTCCTTCGTCTTCTGCGTAGTAGCAATGGCTGCCCGTCGTGCGGTCCGCCACACTGGCGATGCTCAAACGGGGCAGGGCAGGCGCCGCAAGATCCACGGTCAGCGGACTTGCAAAGGGTGCCGACAGGCAGGCAGCAAGCGCTGCAGCTGCCAACACGACCGGGCTTCGAAAGGCGAACAGTTGTAAATACTTATGGTTCATCTCTTCAGACAGGACTCAAGGGCGCCTGCCTTGCTTGCGACAATTTTCTGCGATTCACTGCGTACTGGCCGCAGGAGGGGTCAAAGGGCGACGGCGGCGTGATTGCGAACGCTTTGGCAGGGAGTCGTCGGGGTCTGCAGGCATTTCACGGCGAAATCCCCGATCGCCACCGGTTCTCCGCCAGAATAGTCGAAGCTCGGGCGCTCCGCATTGCCGCGAATCGAAACTTCGACTGCAAGGTCTGTAAATCCGGTGAGATTTCCGCCCTCACCGCCCCATTGCCGGAATAGAACGTCCGCGTAGCTTCCTTCGGACAATAGACAGGCGGCTTCGCCGCCTGTTCTGGTCTTTGAGTTACCCCTGGTCATACTCTTAAGAAAGCGTACGCATTTGCGTACGATCTCCCTGCAACTCGTCGTGGACGGTGCCCGGGGATTGTCCACAGCTTTCCTCGACTCAGTCCGCGACGGCATTGGCCAAGCGTTCATCCCACGCCTCGAAATCTGAGTAGGAATCCATGGTTGATCGCTGATTGACAACGTATACGCCAAATAGAAAACCGCCGCGGATTGTTACAGCAAGCTTTAGGTTGCCCTGCTGAAACAGCCGCGGTAGAAGCGCCTTGCCCAGACTCTCCCAGAGGATGCGGATCTTCTTAGACTCACCGAAGGTGAAAGAAAAGTGTTCCGGATACAGAAGTTCGGATTCGTCACCAAGCTTGAAGATTATCGCGCCGCTGTCGGAGCATACCACCGACAAGGTAGCGCCGACAAATTCATGCGCAGCTTTCATTGCCATCTCCAACCGTCTGGGTAGTATCTCCATCTTTGCCTCTACAAACCTGGATCTAGCCATCTACCGCTGCCAGGCGGCCGCTCCACAAGGCGTAGGCCCTTGGCTCTCCAATGTTGATAGATTTCTCGCTGACGCAAGCTACTCCCGCCGGCTTCATTGTTAAACACTGAACTTGCTGGATGCCGGCCTGAGACATTGTGTTCGACGCGGGGTATCTCATCAATCACTCCACCGTCGCGCAGAGGCAATTGATGCCGGTGGTGTGGTGCAAGCCCGCTATGGCCACCCCTGCCTTCCAAGAATTCAGCCCGCTGCGCTGCAGTGAAAGGTCCGGGCGCTACTTTCGGCGGTCGCGACATTGGTGGATCGAGTGAGTTGAACCTATGTCCCTCAGGCGCGCATACTGGCTCACCGCGGTAATTGAACTGGTTGCCGGTTGGCACGCTGGCCGTCGGCCTGACCCCCGCATGCGCCTGCTGCTGTTGCACTGGCTGCGGCTGCGTTGGCGGCCGCGGCGTGCTTCCATTGGGGACCGGCGGTCGGCTTTCCGCCGTCCCTCCGCGGAGTTCGGCAGCGAGCGCCTGCTCTGTGCTGGCTGGGCCCGATCGCATTGCGGCGGCGCGCGCCGCAGATTCTTCAAGCGTATTGGCTGCAGCCCCGGACATTGCCGAAGGAGTAGCTGCTGCCTCGCGGAGCACGCCGCGAACAATAGCGCCATAGGCTTGCTACATATGGCAATACGAGCCAGCTCCACGGACAGCTGGAAGTTCGCAGAGCCCTCGATCATCGTGTTATGGATGTAGGCGTCCCGACGCAGGCCCGCCTCCGGTCCAGTTCCAAAGCTTTCCAGCTTCTCGCGCAGACGGTTCGCTGAGTCTTCGCTGATCAAGCGAGCGCCATCCTCGTATTGCTGGCAGGCGATTGTGCGCTACGCGCACAATCCACAATTCAAGTGCTGGCCGCTCATTTCCATCTACTTCCAGATGCTGGAAGATGGCGCTCTCTACTGCGGAAAATCCGCCTTCTACCGTCTCTGTCGCGCACTCGGTCTTTCCCGGGTATTCAGGAGCTTCCGTCGCAAGCATCCAATCGGAATTCGAGCAGAATCGCCGGGTCAAATCCTGCATGCCGATGGCACCCGCATCTTTATTGGCGATCATCGCATGGTGCATGTGCATGTCCTGATGGACAACTTCTCCAGATGCATTCTGGCTGCTGTGGCCAGCTTCTCGGCATCCGCCGTACTCTGGCGCTCGATCCTCGAAGGCGTTCTGGACCGCCATGCAGCGATTCTCGCTTCGCCTCTTGATCTCATCGTCGACAACGGTTCCGAAAACAAAGGTGATGTCGTCGCACTGGCCGACAGCGCTCCCGATCGTGTTCGTCGGCTGGTCGCGCAGAAGGACATCACCTTCTCGAACTCGATGGCCGAAGCCATAAATCGAATGCTGAAAGGGCAGTACATTCAAGGGCGCGTCTTCACAACCCTGGCTGGACTCCAGGAAGCCATTGATGATGCGGTTAAGGACTACAATAACCGTTGCCACGGATCCCTTCACGGCACGCGACCTCTGCAGGCATTTCAAGGCGAAATCCCCGATCGCCACCGCTTCGCTGCCAGAATAGTCGAAGCTCGGGCGCTCCGCATTGCCGCGAATCGAAACTTCGACTGCAAGGTCTGTAAATCCGGTGAGATTTCCGCAGTCACCGCCCCATTGCCGGAATAGAACGTCCGCGTAAGTCCCTTCAGGCAATAGACAGGCGGCTTCGCCGCCTGTTCTGGTCTTTGAGTTACCCCTGGTCATACTCTTGAAATACCGTACGCATTTGCGTACGATCTCCCTGCAACTCGGCGTGGACGGTGCCGTGTGCGATATTGAGCATCGTAAAACAAAAGTTCGCCGGCCACAAACAAATGGATTCGTCGAGCGTTTCAATCGCACAGTTCTCGATGAATTTTTCCGCCCGGCCTTCCGAAAGAAGATGTATACAAGCGTCGGGCAGCTGCAGCGAGACCTGAACAAATGGATCCAGTTCTACAACTACGAACGCCCCCACCGCGGGTATCGCAACATGGGCAAAAGGCCTGCAGATACCATGGGAGTGTTAGACATGAAGGTTAGCTGAACATCTTAAGAAAGCGTACGCATTTGCGTACGGTATCCTTGCAACTCGGCGTGGACGGTGCCCGGCGGAAATTGTGAATTCAAGCTGTTCTGTGCATATTGGATATTGTGGCTGTTTGTTGATGCCGCCAGAATATCTGGCGAAACCAGAGTCTGCGCGAATACAATCAGCGAAATCTCAGCGGCCCTCGATTTCGCGCTGAGCTTCATCTTCTGAGCCGCTCGATGGTTTGCAGCTTCAGGTCTGCTGCTGGATGTTAATCGCGGAGTTTCATTGGTCCAATTTCTTCAGCTGGAAGTCCCCTCGGCCTCGTATGCTCATCGCCTGCCCCAAACATTTCCGATGTCATAGTAGTCCGGCGCAAAAACCCCTGGGTTCGCCGATTCTATTGCCCGGATCGCAGTAGTGTAGAGATTTCGCCTCCGCGTGCCAGATTCCGATTGATCTTCCAGTCTTCGTAGGCTCGGTAGGGAACTCTGATTTTCAGAAAAAACTAAGCCAAAAAGTGCGTCTGCTACTACATCATCATCCTTATCATCAGCTAAAACTTGGTAAGCCCGCAGGCTTATTTCGGATCTTGATCCCTGAGAACGGAGGATGGATAGCGCGCGAATCTTGGAAGGTTTCGTAAGTAAGGCGCCAGAAATGATTGCCTTTGCAACTTCCGCTGTTATGGAGCGCGCTGCAAGTTCTTCTGCAGCTAAGTCTCCAACGCTCTTCTTTGGATGAGTAAGAAGTTGAATGAGTTCAGGTAAATCAAGTCGTTTGACCTCTACGCCGTCTCCCTTATCCATGCTGTTCCGTCTGCCCCGGTCTTTGGATTTCAAATGATTTCCTGAGCATCCATCGCCTCTGCTACTGCATCCTTTGAGCAGCGGGAATTGGGTCAACCCACTTTATATCTCCAGCCCTTGCTCCGAGGATGCGCCGAAACTCCGCAAGTTTAGCGTTCATTTCGGATGCCGTCTGGCTTCTGCTGCGAACTTCAAGAATGTCGATTTTCCCATCTTGCCTGATTCTGTAGGCATCCGGCCTGAGCGTAGTCAACCGCTGCCCATTCGCATCGACAAGCTCTTGATTGAAACGAACATGCTGGGAGGCCGGATCGTTCTGCCATGCGCGCGCCTGATTAAAGGCCGTCGCATCATGAGCTGGGCTTCCGTGTACCGGGCGGGTTGAATCAATAGGCAGTGCGCGAGTTCCGGCACTCGCCGCCGGCTCGGCGGGTCTAACCCCATTTGCCTGCGCTGGCTGCACATCCGGTGCAGGCCGTTCAACATTGACAGGCGAGGATGTTGCGTACTCCGAATTTGCGGCAATGCTTTATGAAGCCGATGGGCCGGATGACGTCGATTGTCCGCCAAGGGCGTACTCGCGATTTGCGGCGCGACCGGCTGCAGCCGCTTCTTCGGCGGCAATCACACCTACTGTCGGAGCTGCACCAGATCTGGCGAAGGCGCCGCCTCCGCGATGCGTCAGCGCATTTAAGACCGCAAGTCCCAGAACTGTATTCCTGGAATTGTCGCTATAACGACTGCCAATCCCATCGGAGATTCCAAGTAGCGCCGCCTGGTCCAAACTCGATAGCAGACCGCTCATTTCAGTCACTGTTTGCCGCAATGCTTCCTCAAAGTTCGCACCCTGGAGCATCAATGAATGAATGCGCGGGTACATGAGTTCCCGGCCCATTATCTGCATCATCTGGTAGCGTTCCAGACCTGCTGCTCCGTAGGTGTCCCGGATTTCAGCATCTGAGAAGCTTTGTCCGGTGAATGCGAGGAGCGCGGTGCGGTATATATTCTGATTATGCATTAGCGCCGCATCACGGCCCACGAAATACGTGTGGTTATCCTGCACCTCGAAGTTGTAGACCGTTTCGTAACGGGCCTCGGCGTTCACGCCGGAGATCAGCTGCTGGCCTCCGCTGGCCAGAAGACTCACATCGCCAGCGCGCAGCTGTTTGGCTTGTACCCAGCCTTCGCCCTCTACGTAGAACACGTGATTGAATGTGGTCTCAAATTCAGCGCCGTTGGAATAGTGGGCGCGATAGATGCGGTCCGTCTGGCGAACGAAGGTCTGGACCACTCGCTTGGGTTCTACGGCCTGTGTCTGCTCATTGTATGAGAGAACGATATCTCCGGGAACAATCTCCTGGATTTCCTTGAACCAGCGGCCGTTGTGGTACTCCGCGCCGTCGGCGCTTCAGAGTCCCCTGGCAGGCGACACGGGCGTCCATGCCCGAGTCGCCTGCACACGCGACCTCCATG
This portion of the Leptospirales bacterium genome encodes:
- a CDS encoding alpha/beta hydrolase; protein product: MRALATLLPFFCLFACIRIPQTTALDAGLPRILVDGYPLHVERVGSAQQPPLIVIHGGPGADMSYLRSLDALSDTYYIIYYDQRGTGLSAREDPSGHSLERFVADLDAVVDAHSGGRPLRMLGHSWGAMLLVAYAARHPQKVSHIVLAEPGMLDPEAAVDFITQLKASQTIGQLLGIVPALIGALAVETEDGYERGDYVMSRMVGSGKGPPYQCEGDVLPEGAFGRAGYASFRSMLGPVLDDPAAFQFRLATGIEDYRGKTLFLSTQCSFIGFDFQEHHHLHYFGSRAEHRLLKGQGHNMFTIRPEAALQEVREFLRR
- a CDS encoding HINT domain-containing protein, producing the protein MQEIVPGDIVLSYNEQTQAVEPKRVVQTFVRQTDRIYRAHYSNGAEFETTFNHVFYVEGEGWVQAKQLRAGDVSLLASGGQQLISGVNAEARYETVYNFEVQDNHTYFVGRDAALMHNQNIYRTALLAFTGQSFSDAEIRDTYGAAGLERYQMMQIMGRELMYPRIHSLMLQGANFEEALRQTVTEMSGLLSSLDQAALLGISDGIGSRYSDNSRNTVLGLAVLNALTHRGGGAFARSGAAPTVGVIAAEEAAAAGRAANREYALGGQSTSSGPSAS
- a CDS encoding integrase core domain-containing protein → MKYRTHLRTISLQLGVDGAVCDIEHRKTKVRRPQTNGFVERFNRTVLDEFFRPAFRKKMYTSVGQLQRDLNKWIQFYNYERPHRGYRNMGKRPADTMGVLDMKVS
- a CDS encoding DDE-type integrase/transposase/recombinase, encoding MRYAHNPQFKCWPLISIYFQMLEDGALYCGKSAFYRLCRALGLSRVFRSFRRKHPIGIRAESPGQILHADGTRIFIGDHRMVHVHVLMDNFSRCILAAVASFSASAVLWRSILEGVLDRHAAILASPLDLIVDNGSENKGDVVALADSAPDRVRRLVAQKDITFSNSMAEAINRMLKGQYIQGRVFTTLAGLQEAIDDAVKDYNNRCHGSLHGTRPLQAFQGEIPDRHRFAARIVEARALRIAANRNFDCKVCKSGEISAVTAPLPE